Genomic window (Branchiostoma lanceolatum isolate klBraLanc5 chromosome 13, klBraLanc5.hap2, whole genome shotgun sequence):
TCATACATTGTTTTAGTTGTCATGCCTATTGGACTACAGGTCttttcagtcactgacaaaaggtagtaTATGCTCAGCTGAAACGTCTAACCGTTTACAaagtctatccagttgcttgagcataTACTATATATTGCCGCGTTTCTCGTCACCTTTCATCGACGTACCTTCATAGTTGTTTATGATAGACAGTTGCGACATATATAAGTAAAAATACCTTCACGATTATCATACTTTTGCCGCATGCCTACCAGGACTGATGAACGGGTGGTACGACGCCTGTACCGGCTGGTCGAGGACACGTCTCCGGGACGGAACCTTCTCCTTCTCCAAGGCATTCCTCCCGACCCACACGGCATCTTTCTACGTCAGGACGGGAAACCCGGGAAACTTCAACGTGGACGACGTCTCCGGCAAGAAGATCGGTAAATAGCCAAACCCACCAAAATCGTACAACAACGAAATTTTCCCTCGTAACACATAAAACATTAGGATATGAACGTGAAAATGCAGAGCTTGGAAAGTCTCCCCTATAATTCCAGGGTTGTATTGTTCTAAATCTAAAAGATGTAATGAAAGTCAATTCTCTAGTACGTGTAGCTATAATGATCAATACGATTAACAAGTATATCATGCATATTCATGATGAAGGGGTAGAATAAGACCAGCAGACATCATAGAAGCGATTGTGCCTTTTGTTGTGAAAGGGctgcgcccatctccgtttcgatGGACCTGGCCACTACAAtgagggtgggggggggggtggtaatAGAATGTGTTCAACACCAAttctctttctcataagtgcaGAGTGCTAAGCAGGGAAAGCAGAATGCACTATTTCATACGAACAGGCAAGCTAGGCGAGCGCATACCCAAGGCCAGTGGACCGGTCAGAGAAttagccatatacatgtaatagttaCAGTGTTAAAATGAGCTCACATTCTTGTTAAATGTTGTCGTGTCGAATGTCTCGCACCGCAGTTTTCCTAGACGGTTGGGTGGATGACGAGAAGTGTCTGGCCAGGCAGACGAGCATCACGGGATCGGTGCTGCCGGCCGATAAGATCGTCCACGTGACCGACACGGATAAATTCGTGGAGCAGATCAATACCGGACTAGTAAGTGTTTCACTATTTTTTTCATACTAATACTTCATTAGCTACTATTGTTAAGGACACTCTCAGTTACCGCGACTTTGGACATATATGGATGAAACCTGAGGCTTATAAAGTAGATTATATTGCTCACCAACTACGCTCCCGGCTACAAGATACACACTAGAGTGGTTTAGTCGTATTAGAAGTAATTCAAAACTGTCTTTTCTCAACAAATCGAAAAGCTGttatgaacaagaaaaatatcttgatgatataaataactttgaaatTCGTAAAGCGATAACTCAGTTAAGAATCAGTAGTCATAAGTTGAAAATAGAGACGGGAAGATGTTATAATGTAGCCCATTTTGTCCAatggaaattgaagatgaatttcactttgtcatagaatgctctagatatgatatTTTACGTAATAAGTCATTCGCATGTCTCAaaacaagttttaagagtctcgatgctacagaatGTTgtgagtacagtcaaacctggccgagcaaccacctgtacatattcaaatgcaacaatccccataATGccaaaataggtaaatatttaaacgactgctttatcataacaaaaaataccgaaactaatgattaaccccactcgattataacactacatgtatatcaaaagtTACTATTTTTATGACTTTTAAActctctaaagcccccctctcactagacccggggcacgctggcggcatcgcgcGGCCGATCGAATTTACAAAGCACTCGAAGAATTTGACCGACAAaatacgaatctttttaagcttcgTGTGATTTTTTGtcgttttggtcatacttgtacgctttgaatgatattcccattataaagtcaatggtaacataaatccagtttaggacgcagcgacgccgccagcgtgccgcgggtccagtgagagggcggCTTTACAGAATATAATTTGCATTTCTTACAGGCGGACGCTGGGTGGGCAGCCAATACGCTTATTGCACAGGGATACTTCAATGACACCGTCCTGCAACTGTTGCCTCCCACCACGCCACAGAAGTGCATGCTGGACGGCTGTAAGTCACCAGCGccatgttgggggggggggggggggttagtgCTGTGAAGTAAAGCTGAAGGTGTCATATTACTCTTAAAGTCACCCCTGTTCCAATCTTTAGGAGGCGATTTAAATTGCACTTAACGTTACCCCCGATAAGCTTTATATTGTTTTGCCCtggtttgaaataattgtaGTACATTTGTGTGTCCTGGTTTGAAAAACATGGTATGTCCTGGTTTCAAAAGATGGCAAGTTATGTACtggtttgaaacaattgtaatACACTGATGCACAGCGCGGAAGAAAAGCGAATCCACAGAGAAGAACTTTGCAAAAGAAccgagtcagcttacagatgccgcatatgtggcagagactgtcattatCGTACTGTTAAGCCATAGACGAttctgtagggctgatgtgaatttaCCATGTTCAATATTGGCCgatggaggccatatatatatatatttataataCAACACGCATCACCATCCAACGTCCGAATttggtatttgaattttcgaaAGCGGGTGCAACAGCGCAAGCAAAGTGCGTTCGAaacattctatggaagcccgtccGGAACGCCCGAATCGAACGTTATCCTTGCCCAGGTATAACATGAATATAATATACTGATATTTTctgctttgaaaaacagtaatGATCGGTTACAATCATTTCTGCAGCTGCCATGATGACCCGGAAGGACAACAATTTCACCACCTACTGGAACCAGGGCTTCGACAAGCTGGTCGAGAGCGGCAGGTTCACCCGGCTGTGCAGCGAGGCCGCTAGGCGATATGGTAAGGAATTGCAGTGTCTCTCCGGTGAAAAAATGAGCTTGTACATAAATGTCCTTAACAATGaagtttaaaagaaaaatcttggtctgaaaaaaaaaaaatttcgtACAGGGAGTCCACTTGTACAAAATCGCAACACACTCAATCGTAGCTTTCTCCTTAAGAAATTGATTCTGCAAGTAATTTGCATTCGTGTTGTTTCTGCTTTATTCACAGGGAGGGTGGGCACAGTGGCGTGTCTGAACCCGTGACGTCAACGAATCGTTGCAACAAAAGGATATCATTGAGTCTTCCTTTACTATTTACAGGGATAGAAGCAAACCTCTTGCATTACGATAAATGGAATAAGCGTTAGGGTTTCATCACACGTTTTTAAGAAAACATATACTTATCAACTATGATATTGGTATGAAATATTGCCTTTTTAGTCAGATTTCTCTTAGCTAATGATATTGATTAAATACTACAAAAATCTACAGTTTCATCTACACTTTCATTTTCTCTCGCATGTAATATCAATACATGAAATGACGGAATCAAAATGTAGTTACAAAATAGAATACGGTAAAAAAATGTAAGAATCGCTTGACTGTGAAAATTTGGTCTCTAAATGACGTCTAGACCGTATTTCTGCGCTGGGCATTGGAAATCCTGGAATTGTACTTTCTTACCAAATGTATTCTTTATTTGCTGATGATATACAGAACGCCCAATGCATAACACAGCAGACTCTTGCTTCTTTGTTGCCCATGTTACATAACACACAGATTCCCGGTTCGCATATCAATTTGTATATGCAAATCAACACGATAACACGATAGCAAATTCTTCTTACGTATTGAACCCACAGATAACTGAACTTCTGAATTGCAATCTTTCCCAGTCGCAAACGACAGTATGTGTAACTTTGTTATCCTACATAACACAGTGTTCTATCCCTGGGCCTAGCCTCGGTACGTATACACAGACTTCTCAACACCatatattttatttttgaaCCCATTTTTGGCCTCGTGCAACGTGGAGTCGTCCTTGCCGCAGGTCCACGCGTGGTCTGCGTAGTCGGCCGTGATCCTCGTCGCTGCTGTAGTCTCCGTGATCTCTAGTACTTCCCTACAGAAGAGAGACACTCACAGACACGTTTTGCTTCCACTATTGCAAGCTTTAATCTGCTCTCTGCGTACGTGCAAGGATAACGTTTCTGTAGGTCCTTCAACAGCACGCGTGCTGCGTacacaaaataaatttaaaCAAAGTTATTGTAAAATATAAGAAAACAAGCATGACGTCCGTAGAATATTATGCTTCATTGTAGTATATTTACtttttacatacacatataccCCAAGACTGGTGGTGATTCTATCGTCTATTTGTGCAAATTTGAGTCTATACCTTGAAGCTCTTGTTGgcttcattgattgattgattgattgattgtttggttgtttgattgtttgattatttgattgtttgattgattgattgattgatggattgattgatggattgattgatggatcAATCGATTGAATGGTTTATGAATGACTATTTGTTCTTCAATACACGTAAACTACCAAAGCAGTCGACTTTGACAGAACGTTTTGGGGAtgaccctgtagctcaactggtagcagcctcacacaTGATAGTATGCGTAACATTTTGGAGGAGTAGCGCGTATCAGGATGCCTGGCGTAATCAATGCGAGACAACAACAAGTAAGGTGAGCAGGGCGTATCATGTGTCTGTTGACGAACTTGTATTTTGTGCAAGGGGTGCAGCGGCGACGTAAACACCCGACACTATCCCCTACGGCACCAAGCTCGTCACGGGCATTCTGTGTCACACTCCTAGCTAGACTGGTTTTACCACAACGCTGACTAGCTGAAACAGTTTACACACGGATTTGGTGACTGTTAAGTCTACGAATCGCACAAATCTTCGAAGAGATTTGGAGGTCAACATGAGGAGCCTTGACCAAGAAGCAACGGCTAGCACCGCCGATATCCGTGCTGTGATCCCGCCGGAGAGAACACAGAGCTCGGGGTTAAATCTGCCCACCATGCTGCTGGGAGCCCTCTGTGTTCTGCTTGCCATCATCGCTATCATACTGGCGGCCGTCAGCATGAACCGACAGAACGTCTTCAACCTCGGGCCGGCTCAGGCGGCCACGGGGGGCGGCAACGACGGGCAGGCGGCCGGCAAGACCTGGCTCATCATGATCGGGCACGACTCCGGCGCACACGAGTacatgtaaagcccctgtcacacttgtgcgtataagccattccgtgtgagttccgtgttgaattttgacaacacgcagttgtacgctcaaaatatccatttttttccagttatgcgcggcgcacatatagcgtgtgaataacgactttaacgcatccaatgcgtttgagacacgtgtaatttgcatatgaagtgcgcaatactcttatccttgcagcgaatagctgcgcatCAGGTGCGTGTGCTGAGCGCATTCCGAATGCCCACAACGACTGCCGGCCGCATGCCTGGCGCACTTCCGACGACTGCTAATCGAATTACGAGCGTACCCCAGGTTTGAGATGTGGTGAAACGACAGCTGCTACCTGCTTTTCCTTTTATTACAAGTTCAGACTCGACTACAAGAACAACATTGGGCGCCGGCTGAAACGTGGCTCTTCCACCCAGGCTAGCCGTGGCCGTGGCCGTGGCTCGTCTAATTCTGGACCACCCGTTGAGGCGTCTAACACCCCTGATGCTGTAGGTGACCGTGATGGTGGTGTTGGCCATGGTACTGACAGTAAAGACAGTCCCCCGGCCCCATCAGGCAAAGCTGTCCAGTCTCACTCCCCTGGTCACAAACCTACAAACGAGGGTGGTGAGAAGAAGCATACCTCCGGGTCACCATCAACTCAGGCCTCGTCTACTACCCCCAAAAAGCCACGAGCAAAGAAGACCAGCTACTccctagatgctgaggtagaaaaggctttggtggaatggatcacggatgttcgtcgagcacgctatgtgaacgatatccgttagctatctgtgcgtttgtcagacgctactggtacgtgcaatgcgctgcccgatcgcaggacgtatattcttattcgctatacggtcgatcatcatgcgttgtatctgcgctgcaagtgcgcgatgtggtcgctgcgcagagatcgtgccgcaagagaagcgtattacggcgattggagcgcaaacacaaagcgcgctcgtaccttactcgaccgatgtcggacgtgtgaactgcgttcttataacgtctgagctgcgtcccagcgttcgcacgaaagttttcggtagtttcaaaaatgtcaggcgtactgggccgtgacttgcgtgtgcctgcgtgcctaaaactatcacaaaacgattgaaaaACGAATTAGGCGCGTATtgggcgcacgccggcgtatgacaaaaatgttaacacgcaactcacacgctcatgttatacgcacaagcgtgacagggccttaagTATGGAAAACTGCACAACCACCTGCTCGTACATTTGAACATTGCTATACTTGTACGAAAATCTATAAGCCATACAATTCGTGTACCAAAcgcttgtgacgttacaactaTCAGAACACAGGCGTAGTTTCCATGGTAAGGACGTGAATAACCATATGAGGCAAACTTAAGAATAACACTTTACGGGTGTCCGAGTGTGCTGTATTTGTCTCCATGCTGTGGATCGTTGAGTAGTCTAGCCAACGCTAGATATAAGGACAAAGTTGCATCAATAGGTTTTGatcagtttgtttgaaaaaaatcggcATTTCAGAAGGTTTTCTATATACTCTCCGCTCTCCACAAAACAAGGCGAGTGTATgcgagaatcatcttaccgcgcataggagccgctccACTGGATTCGGGAACCGTTCTTCTTTCAACATCGACAACGCCTACATATGAAAAtttctggttcatttacatgtaccgaGTTATTTTCATCTGCAGTTACTGTATCTTATTCTACAGAAACGTCTGGTTCGGTATGATTTTAAGTGCGGTGTTTGCGTTAcgttaggcccccattccggcactgggacggcgctctcgccgcgcgctctctacAACATCAATTTGGccagagcgcggagcgagcgcagtgagcgccgtgggagcgcggAGGGAGCGCGCAGCTGCAGAGAGCGCCATGcacgccatgcgcgccgtcacctcgacGATGGTGTTGAACATGTTGCCGTGAGAGCGTCGAGGATGGCgatctaaagcccctgtcacacttgtgcgtataagccattccgcgtgagttccgtgttgaattttgacaacacgcagttgtacgctcaaaatatcaatttttttccagttatgcgcggcgcacatatagcgtgtgaataacgacttcaacgcatccaatgcgtttgagacacgtgttatgtgcatatgaagtgcgcaatactcttatccttgcagcgaatagctgcgcatCAGGTGCGTGTGCTGAGCGCATTCCGAATGCCCACAACGACTGCCGGCCGCATGCCTGGCGCACTTCCGACGACTGCTAATCGAATTACGAGCGTACCCCAGGTATGAGATATGTTGAAACGGCAACTGCTGCCTGCTTTTCCTTTTATTACAAGTTCAGATTTGactacaagaacaacatgggGCGCCGGCCGAAACGTGGCTCTTCCACCCACGCTAGCCATGGCCGTGGCTGTGGCTCGTCTAATTCTGGACCACCCGTTGAGGCGTCTAACACCCCTGATGCTGTAGGTGACCGTGATGGTTGTGttggccatggtactgaagacagTCCCCCGGCCCCATCAAGCGAAGCTGTCCAGTCTCACTTCCCTGGTCACAAACCTGCAAACAAGAGTGGTGAGAAGGAGCAGACCTCCGGATCACCATCACCTCAGGCCTCGTctgctacccccccccccccccaaaggccACGACCAAAGAAGACCAGCTACTCCCCAGATGCTGAGGTAGAAAAGGCTTTGGTGGAATGGATCAAGGAGAACGATATCCTCTGGAACAGTAAGCTGATCCGCTACAAACGTACAGATTAAAAGAAGCTCTATGAAACGAAAAGGCGAAAGAGCTAGAGAAGACAGCCACCTACTTGAAAGGTTGGTGGAGGTCCATTAAGGACATATTCACAAGGCTACACAAGAGGAAGGGCAGAGATGGGCCCAAGGACCTCACTGAGAGGGAAGAATGGATTTTTGCCACTTGTACTTTCTTGCGGCCACTAGTCCGGCACGTGTCACAACCAATGAGAAGTGTAAGTATGGAAGGCCCCTGTGTCTTCGTTTCGTAGCTCCACCATTAATTGGTGatagatcccaaactgttgtcttCTCTCTATCCACGGCCGGACCCAGATGGTCCTTtgctcttctccttcttctctttctttgacGAAGGAGATGGAGTTGTAGGTTGGCGATGTCATGCTGGTGTTGGATGACAGCAAGCATGGGGTGTCGCCGGTTATGGCCTGGATCTGCTATGTTCGGAAGGTCTATCCACCCTGGAGTCAGAGGTGCCCTCGTATTtataccaaatctggaatatGCCCCAGATGTTCGTCGAGCACGCTATGTGAACGATATCCGTtagctatctgtgcgtttgtcaggcgctactggtacgtgcaatgcgctgcccgatcgcaggacgaacgacactaattcgtgacgtatattcttattcgctatacggtcgatcatcatgcgttgtatctgcgctgcaagtgcgcgatgtggtcgctgcgcagagatcgcGCCGCAAGAGTAGCGCATTACGGCGATTGGAacgcaaacacaaagcgcgctcgtaccttactcgaccgatgtcggacgtgtgaactgcgttcttataacgtctgagctgcgtcccagcgttcgcacgaaagttttcggtagtttcaaaactATCAGGCGTGCTGGGCCGTGCCTTGAGTGTGCCTGCGTgcctaaaactatcacaaaacgattgagaaacgcattaggtgcgtattgggcgcacgccggcgtatgacaaaaatgttaacacgcaactcacacgctcatgttatacgcacaagtgtgacagggccttaagggccctgtcacacttgtgcgcatattcaagtgcgcatgagttccgcagtaacattttttgctgggaggaagttgttttctactttgacccaccgttgagcagtctaattatcaaaccaaagagattacttcttcggctgcaaacttaacctataccaaaaacatattaatacgcaactcatgcgggcttgtatatactaAACTAAGAGCGCCGTAAGAGCGCGCAAGCATCCGTTGTACTGCATTGGCTGCCGCATGGCCATGCAAGCATGACCATACAAGCATGGCCATGTTCAAGATCCATGCATTGTCATGCTTGCATACACCACAATACACCACAATGCAAGCATGGCCATGCTTGCATGGCATTGGCCGCTGCATGGCCATGTAatgcaagcatgaccatgcAAGCATGGCCCGCATGGACGCAGCGAATTTGGTTCAAGACCCATGCATTGTTGCTTTGCTTGTTGCCTTGACTCATCTCGGCTTAGTTACTGATACATGCAAGTATCCGTTGTACGGTAATTTCCATTACAATATAAACAAAaaggccgggtttggaatctatgaattCTGTTCACAAGACAAAGGCGTTGTATGTATTAAacgaaagagaaaaaaagaacaagagtggtgtttaaaaacacaccggcgacgtgagaaaatgataattatgcaaatcaggggctgatttacataatcaatgtgGGGATTGAACATAtccgataggactctcaaactcGTGTCATATGTATATGAAAAGGTGTGGGATAGCGTTAGacgtcaattatgcaaagttagacctaatttgcataat
Coding sequences:
- the LOC136446830 gene encoding uncharacterized protein gives rise to the protein MRKLDEETTASTADIRAVIPPERTQSSGLNLPTMLLGALCVLLAIIAIVLAAVSMNRQNVFNLGPAQAATGGGNDGQAAGKTWLVMIGHDYGAHEYIDVEGNLAGYHHDLIREVCEAAGLNCRTVWDSYPNCWDSQAGQHGRGGQGLMNGWYDACTGWSRTRLRDGTFSFSKAFLPTHTASFYVRTGNPGNFNVDDVSGKKIVFLDGWVDDEKCLARQTSITGSVLPADKIVHVTDTDKFVEQINTGLADAGWAANTLIAQGYFNDTVLQLLPPTTPQKCMLDGSAMMTRKDNNFTTYWNQGFDKLVESGRFTRLCSEAARRYGRVGTVACLNP